In a single window of the Flavobacterium sp. W4I14 genome:
- a CDS encoding hypothetical protein (product_source=Hypo-rule applied; cath_funfam=1.10.575.10; superfamily=48537; transmembrane_helix_parts=Inside_1_6,TMhelix_7_24,Outside_25_318), with product MKRLTILTALIIPIFLCTSWGFFAHQRINNLAVFTLPSEMIGFYKKNIKYITEHAVDPDKRRYADTLEAPRHYLDVENYEKNIDSIPEKWDDALAKYGKKKLNTDGIIPWQIQRSYYGLVKAFKMRDSVKILKYSADLGHYIGDAHVPLHTTANHNGQLTNQVGIHAFWESRLPELFSTHYNFVVGKADYMENPLQEIWKILKHTHSLVDTVLTFEAELNTSFPSDKKYSFSERNNTVLKQYSMAYSKAYHTKMNNMVEKQMRAAILKTGSFWYSAWVDAGQPVLKNLIKTALLPDEKIESEAVERKYQNGSLIGREL from the coding sequence ATGAAAAGATTAACGATTTTAACCGCGTTAATCATCCCTATATTTCTTTGTACCTCCTGGGGGTTCTTTGCACATCAAAGGATAAACAACCTTGCTGTTTTTACTTTGCCTTCTGAGATGATTGGTTTCTATAAAAAGAATATCAAATACATTACCGAACATGCCGTCGACCCAGATAAACGCAGGTATGCTGATACACTCGAAGCACCACGGCATTACCTCGATGTGGAGAACTATGAGAAAAATATTGACAGTATTCCCGAAAAATGGGATGATGCCTTAGCTAAGTACGGCAAAAAGAAACTAAACACTGATGGTATTATCCCCTGGCAAATACAGCGTAGTTATTATGGTTTAGTTAAAGCCTTTAAAATGCGTGATTCGGTAAAAATCCTAAAATATTCTGCAGACCTGGGCCATTACATTGGCGATGCACATGTTCCTTTACACACTACTGCTAACCATAATGGCCAACTTACCAACCAGGTAGGTATACATGCCTTTTGGGAAAGCCGTTTACCAGAATTGTTTTCAACTCATTACAATTTTGTTGTTGGCAAAGCAGATTATATGGAAAACCCATTACAAGAAATCTGGAAAATACTTAAACACACGCACAGTTTGGTTGATACGGTATTAACTTTCGAAGCTGAACTGAACACATCATTTCCTTCCGACAAAAAGTATAGCTTTTCTGAAAGGAATAATACTGTACTGAAACAATACTCCATGGCCTATTCAAAAGCTTATCATACTAAAATGAATAACATGGTAGAAAAGCAAATGCGTGCTGCCATATTAAAAACCGGATCATTCTGGTATTCTGCCTGGGTTGATGCAGGTCAGCCAGTGCTTAAAAACCTGATTAAAACAGCGTTATTACCTGATGAGAAAATAGAAAGTGAAGCAGTAGAAAGAAAATATCAAAATGGTTCCCTAATTGGCAGGGAACTATAA
- a CDS encoding membrane-associated protein (product_source=KO:K03975; cog=COG0586; ko=KO:K03975; pfam=PF09335; superfamily=90123; transmembrane_helix_parts=Inside_1_26,TMhelix_27_49,Outside_50_68,TMhelix_69_91,Inside_92_155,TMhelix_156_178,Outside_179_187,TMhelix_188_207,Inside_208_228): protein MELLQQLIDFILHIDVHLAEIVNEYRTWTYLILFLIIFAETGFVVTPFLPGDSLLFAMGALIAGEHETGLNIWIMLVILVVAAILGNTVNYKLGSVLGAGVFKEKNKILKLKYYHQSHEFFEKHGGKAIMLSRFLPIFRTIAPFVAGIAKMPFGRFTYYNIIGGITWIFALLLGGYVLGQIPVIKNNFELVIIFIAVVTFVPAIWAAIRSRFQPKKIEAIIEGEDTKA from the coding sequence ATGGAACTACTACAGCAGCTTATAGATTTTATTCTTCATATAGACGTACATTTAGCTGAAATTGTTAACGAATACCGTACCTGGACTTACCTCATTTTATTTCTGATCATTTTTGCCGAGACTGGTTTTGTGGTAACACCGTTCCTGCCTGGCGATTCATTGCTATTTGCAATGGGCGCTTTAATTGCTGGTGAACATGAAACTGGTTTAAATATCTGGATCATGCTTGTTATTCTTGTTGTAGCAGCAATTTTAGGTAATACAGTTAACTATAAACTTGGAAGTGTTTTAGGCGCAGGTGTATTTAAAGAAAAAAATAAGATTTTGAAGCTTAAATATTATCATCAATCTCACGAATTTTTTGAGAAACATGGTGGTAAGGCCATTATGTTGAGTAGGTTTCTGCCAATTTTCAGAACCATTGCACCATTTGTAGCTGGAATAGCCAAAATGCCTTTCGGTCGTTTTACCTATTATAACATTATTGGTGGAATAACCTGGATATTTGCATTATTGTTAGGCGGTTATGTATTAGGGCAAATTCCGGTAATTAAAAATAACTTCGAACTGGTTATTATTTTTATTGCTGTGGTAACATTTGTTCCCGCCATCTGGGCAGCCATCAGAAGCCGTTTTCAACCTAAAAAGATTGAGGCAATTATTGAAGGAGAGGATACAAAGGCATAA